From Wolbachia endosymbiont (group A) of Longitarsus flavicornis, the proteins below share one genomic window:
- a CDS encoding F0F1 ATP synthase subunit epsilon codes for MNTFKVQFFSPDDQISFSGVVSLSVTGLEGELMILAHHAPYLIYLLPGMITVKMSNQTEKKVVIDSGVLEVANNNCSIITSQIQFFDHLIHDERSFKNKRISIYLSYLDEKFLS; via the coding sequence ATGAATACTTTTAAAGTGCAATTTTTCTCTCCTGATGATCAAATTTCATTCAGTGGAGTGGTTTCTCTTTCAGTAACTGGGCTCGAAGGGGAGCTTATGATTTTAGCTCACCATGCTCCTTACTTAATTTATTTATTGCCTGGTATGATTACTGTTAAAATGAGTAACCAAACAGAAAAGAAGGTTGTAATTGATAGTGGCGTATTAGAAGTTGCAAATAATAATTGTAGCATTATAACAAGTCAAATTCAGTTTTTTGATCATTTGATTCATGATGAGAGATCGTTTAAAAATAAGAGAATTAGTATATATTTAAGTTATCTTGATGAGAAATTTCTTTCTTAG
- the fsa gene encoding fructose-6-phosphate aldolase produces MEIFLDSVDLNEIKELKEFIDGITTNPSLIAKSGRKDKYEDLVREICSIIKGPVSVEVVADSHEEMVKEGLKLAKIADNVVVKLPLTYEGLISCKKLWTEHKIPVNITLCFSPGQALLAAKAGACFISPFVGRLDDISYDGLSLIEDICTIYSNYGFDTKVLVASVRSPAHVIEAARIGADSITVPAKVLKQLINHPLTDQGLAIFEKDWGAKQ; encoded by the coding sequence ATGGAAATTTTTCTTGATAGCGTTGATTTAAATGAAATTAAAGAACTAAAGGAGTTCATTGACGGCATAACAACTAATCCTTCTTTAATAGCAAAGTCCGGGCGTAAAGATAAATACGAGGATTTAGTGCGTGAAATATGCTCTATTATCAAGGGGCCTGTTAGTGTTGAAGTTGTTGCAGATAGCCATGAAGAGATGGTTAAAGAAGGCCTTAAGTTAGCGAAAATCGCTGATAATGTTGTGGTAAAATTGCCCCTTACATATGAAGGATTAATTTCTTGTAAAAAGTTGTGGACAGAGCATAAAATACCTGTTAATATCACATTATGTTTTTCTCCTGGACAAGCACTGCTTGCCGCTAAGGCCGGTGCTTGTTTTATTTCTCCCTTTGTTGGTCGTCTTGATGATATAAGCTATGATGGCTTATCGCTCATAGAAGATATATGCACTATATATTCTAATTACGGGTTTGATACTAAAGTTCTTGTTGCATCAGTGAGAAGCCCAGCACATGTAATAGAAGCTGCAAGGATTGGTGCTGATTCAATTACTGTTCCAGCAAAAGTACTTAAACAATTAATTAACCACCCGCTTACTGACCAAGGGCTAGCAATATTTGAAAAAGACTGGGGTGCAAAACAATAA
- a CDS encoding NADH-quinone oxidoreductase subunit D, whose amino-acid sequence MPDLKTMMLNFGPQHPAAHGVLRLVLEMDGEVIERADPHIGLLHRGTEKLIEHKTYLQALPYFDRLDYVSPMSQEHAYSLCVEKLLQCKVPIRAKYLRVLFCELTRILNHLLNVSSQALDVGAMTPLLWLFEEREKILEFYERASGARFHAAYIRPGGIAADIPEGLIEDIAKFIEQFPKYIDDVDELLTENRIWKQRTVGISEISVAQALDWGFSGPMLRAAGLAWDLRKSQPYEIYDQLDFDIPIGQNGDCYDRYLVRMAEIRQSISLVKQCIEKMPGGPIKTEDRKISPPPRAEMKKSMEALIHHFKLYSEGYHVPEGETYAAVEAPKGEFGVYIVSDGTNRPYRCRIRAPGFAHLQALDFMAKGHMLADIAAIIGSLDIVFGEIDR is encoded by the coding sequence ATGCCCGATCTAAAGACAATGATGTTAAATTTTGGACCTCAACACCCAGCTGCACATGGAGTGTTGCGTCTTGTTTTAGAGATGGATGGCGAAGTGATTGAAAGAGCTGATCCTCACATTGGGCTTTTGCACCGTGGCACTGAAAAATTAATAGAACACAAAACGTATCTTCAAGCTTTGCCTTATTTTGATCGTCTTGATTATGTATCACCAATGTCACAAGAGCATGCATATTCACTATGTGTGGAGAAATTGTTGCAATGTAAAGTACCAATTAGGGCAAAATACTTGCGTGTTTTATTTTGTGAATTGACGAGAATACTAAATCATTTACTGAATGTCTCTTCTCAAGCACTTGATGTTGGAGCAATGACTCCTCTTTTATGGCTCTTTGAAGAAAGAGAAAAAATATTGGAATTTTACGAAAGAGCTTCAGGTGCAAGATTTCACGCAGCTTACATAAGGCCAGGTGGAATTGCAGCAGATATTCCAGAAGGCTTGATTGAGGATATTGCAAAGTTTATAGAGCAATTTCCAAAGTATATAGACGATGTTGATGAGCTTTTAACAGAAAATAGGATATGGAAGCAACGCACCGTAGGAATCAGTGAAATATCAGTAGCGCAAGCACTTGATTGGGGCTTTAGTGGACCAATGCTACGTGCTGCTGGGCTTGCTTGGGATTTGCGAAAAAGCCAGCCATATGAGATATATGATCAACTGGATTTTGATATACCTATTGGCCAAAATGGCGATTGTTATGACCGTTATCTAGTTAGAATGGCAGAGATTAGACAGTCTATTAGTTTGGTTAAGCAATGTATAGAGAAGATGCCTGGAGGCCCAATAAAAACTGAAGATAGAAAAATTTCTCCACCGCCAAGAGCGGAGATGAAAAAATCTATGGAAGCTCTGATCCACCATTTTAAACTTTACTCAGAAGGATATCATGTACCAGAAGGTGAGACTTATGCTGCTGTTGAGGCACCAAAAGGCGAGTTTGGAGTATATATAGTTTCAGATGGTACCAATAGACCTTATAGATGCCGAATAAGAGCACCTGGCTTCGCACATTTACAAGCCTTAGATTTCATGGCAAAAGGACATATGCTTGCTGATATTGCAGCAATTATTGGCTCACTCGATATAGTTTTTGGTGAGATTGATAGGTAA
- the gpmI gene encoding 2,3-bisphosphoglycerate-independent phosphoglycerate mutase, which translates to MGIKSVVLCILDGWGNGVESSKYNAISNANPPCWQYISSNYPKCSLSACGTDVGLPGGQIGNSEVGHMNIGSGRVVIQSLQRINQEIGTIENNVNLQSFINDLKSKNGVCHIMGLVSDGGVHSHQKHISTLANKISQHGIKVVIHAFLDGRDTLPNSGKKCIQEFTKSIKGNDTRIATVSGRYYAMDRDNRWERTIEAYEAIAFAKAPCHDNAVSLIDENYQNNITDEFIRPAVIGDYQGIKPEDGVLLANFRADRMIQLASILLGKTDYAKVAKFSSILSMMKYKEDLKIPYIFPPTSFADTLGQTIEDNKLRQLRIAETEKYAHVTFFFNCGKEEPFSGEERILIPSPKVQTYDLQPEMSAFELTEKLVEKIHSQEFALIVVNYANPDMVGHTGNIKAAEKAVLAVDDCLAKVLSAVKKSSNTALIVTADHGNVECMFDEENNTPHTAHTLNKVPFIVSCNNLKLRDGRLSDIAPTILQLLGIKKPDEMTGSSLISCITLCHSS; encoded by the coding sequence ATGGGCATTAAATCAGTCGTTTTATGTATACTAGATGGCTGGGGAAATGGAGTAGAAAGCAGTAAATACAATGCTATCAGCAACGCAAATCCACCCTGTTGGCAATATATTAGCTCTAATTATCCAAAATGCAGTTTATCCGCCTGTGGAACTGATGTGGGGTTACCTGGTGGTCAAATAGGTAACTCAGAAGTTGGCCATATGAATATTGGCAGTGGTAGAGTGGTAATACAAAGCCTTCAGCGCATTAATCAAGAGATTGGAACAATAGAAAACAATGTAAATCTACAAAGTTTTATTAATGATCTAAAAAGTAAGAATGGAGTATGCCATATAATGGGATTGGTGTCCGATGGTGGTGTTCATTCGCATCAAAAGCATATTTCAACTTTAGCAAATAAAATATCACAGCATGGAATAAAAGTGGTGATACATGCATTTTTAGATGGCAGAGACACATTGCCAAATTCAGGAAAAAAATGCATTCAAGAATTTACAAAGAGTATAAAGGGAAATGACACAAGAATTGCTACTGTTTCTGGGCGTTACTATGCTATGGACCGTGATAATCGGTGGGAGAGAACAATCGAAGCTTATGAGGCTATCGCATTTGCAAAGGCACCTTGTCATGATAATGCAGTATCGTTGATTGATGAAAATTATCAAAATAACATAACTGATGAGTTTATTAGGCCCGCAGTAATAGGTGACTATCAAGGTATAAAACCAGAAGATGGAGTGCTGTTGGCTAACTTTCGTGCTGATCGAATGATACAATTAGCAAGTATTTTGCTTGGCAAAACAGATTACGCTAAGGTAGCAAAATTCTCTTCAATTTTAAGTATGATGAAGTATAAAGAAGATCTCAAAATTCCTTATATTTTTCCTCCTACTTCTTTCGCTGATACTCTAGGACAAACAATAGAAGACAATAAATTACGACAATTACGTATCGCCGAAACCGAGAAATACGCTCATGTGACTTTCTTTTTCAATTGTGGAAAAGAAGAACCTTTCTCTGGTGAAGAAAGAATACTCATTCCCTCACCAAAAGTTCAAACTTACGATTTGCAGCCCGAAATGTCAGCCTTCGAGCTCACAGAAAAGCTTGTAGAAAAAATTCACTCCCAAGAATTCGCACTGATAGTTGTAAATTACGCTAATCCTGATATGGTAGGGCATACAGGTAATATAAAAGCAGCCGAGAAAGCTGTGCTAGCTGTAGATGATTGTCTTGCAAAAGTGCTGAGTGCTGTTAAAAAGTCAAGCAACACCGCGTTAATTGTCACTGCAGACCATGGTAATGTGGAATGTATGTTCGATGAAGAAAATAATACACCTCATACAGCACACACTCTAAATAAAGTGCCATTTATTGTGTCTTGCAATAATCTAAAACTAAGAGACGGAAGGTTATCTGACATTGCCCCTACTATTTTACAGCTACTTGGAATTAAGAAACCGGATGAAATGACAGGCAGTTCGTTGATTTCTTGCATTACCCTCTGTCATTCCAGCTAG
- the purH gene encoding bifunctional phosphoribosylaminoimidazolecarboxamide formyltransferase/IMP cyclohydrolase, translated as MKIKRALISVYDKTNIIDLASFLTQQQIEILSTGNTYKVLSSAGIKTQEVSDYTQFPEILGGRVKTLHPKIHGGILYDREKHKKEVQDLEIEPIDLLITNLYPFWETVSSSSNEEQIIEQIDIGGVALIRAAAKNFRFTSVISSIQDYEALKAEMIKNNNKTTLEYRKHLATKAFALTAHYDSNIHSWFLSQSKNNELPEFFALYGHKVQELRYGENPHQKAAFYSNQFTKYPLEKIHGKELSYNNIVDIESALNITSEFEEPAAVIIKHNNPCGAAVGDNALEAYEKALSCDEVSSFGGIVALNREVDLKLAEKLNEIFLEVVITPSVNNEALKILQRKKNLRVIIHKSFQQNVKYQTKNVIGGFLVQENNDHTIKAEQVTECTATDKEKKDLIFAWKICKHVKSNAIVIAKDGCAIGIGAGQTSRIDSVNIAVKKAGEKCKGAVLASDAFFPFPDSIVESAKHGITAIIQPGGSLKDQDVIKAANENKIAMFFTGVRSFFH; from the coding sequence ATGAAAATAAAAAGAGCTTTAATATCAGTATACGATAAAACGAATATAATTGATCTTGCATCGTTTTTAACGCAGCAACAAATAGAAATTCTTTCAACGGGCAATACTTATAAAGTGCTATCTAGTGCAGGAATAAAAACACAAGAGGTCTCAGATTACACACAATTTCCAGAGATACTGGGTGGTAGAGTGAAAACTTTACACCCTAAAATTCATGGAGGAATACTTTATGATCGAGAAAAGCACAAAAAGGAAGTGCAAGATCTAGAAATTGAGCCAATAGACCTGCTTATAACTAACCTATACCCATTTTGGGAGACAGTAAGTAGCAGCTCAAATGAAGAGCAAATTATAGAACAAATTGATATCGGCGGAGTGGCGTTAATTAGAGCTGCAGCAAAAAACTTTCGTTTTACTTCAGTTATTTCTAGCATTCAAGACTATGAAGCACTAAAAGCTGAGATGATAAAAAATAACAATAAAACAACATTGGAATATAGAAAACATTTAGCAACCAAAGCATTTGCTCTCACTGCACACTATGATTCTAATATTCACAGTTGGTTTTTATCACAGAGTAAAAATAATGAGTTGCCAGAGTTTTTCGCTCTGTACGGGCATAAAGTGCAAGAACTCAGGTATGGTGAAAATCCCCATCAAAAAGCTGCATTTTATAGTAATCAATTTACCAAATATCCGTTGGAAAAAATACATGGAAAAGAGTTGAGTTATAATAATATAGTAGATATAGAATCCGCACTTAACATAACTTCTGAATTCGAAGAACCTGCAGCAGTGATAATCAAGCACAATAACCCGTGTGGCGCTGCTGTTGGTGATAATGCTTTGGAGGCATATGAAAAGGCCCTATCGTGTGATGAAGTAAGCAGTTTTGGTGGTATAGTTGCCTTAAATCGGGAGGTAGATTTAAAGCTAGCAGAAAAATTAAACGAGATATTTTTAGAAGTTGTGATAACACCATCAGTAAACAATGAGGCGCTAAAAATTTTACAAAGAAAGAAAAATTTAAGAGTGATTATTCATAAATCTTTTCAACAAAATGTGAAATACCAAACTAAAAATGTTATTGGTGGGTTTTTGGTGCAAGAAAATAATGACCACACAATAAAAGCAGAACAAGTAACAGAATGCACTGCAACAGACAAAGAAAAAAAAGATCTTATTTTTGCCTGGAAAATATGTAAGCATGTGAAATCCAACGCAATAGTTATAGCAAAAGATGGTTGTGCTATTGGCATCGGTGCAGGACAAACAAGCAGAATAGATAGTGTTAACATTGCAGTGAAAAAAGCAGGTGAAAAATGTAAAGGTGCGGTGCTTGCTTCAGATGCATTTTTTCCATTCCCAGATAGCATAGTAGAAAGTGCAAAACATGGAATTACAGCTATAATTCAGCCTGGTGGCTCGCTGAAAGATCAAGATGTGATAAAAGCTGCAAATGAAAATAAAATTGCTATGTTTTTCACTGGCGTTCGCAGTTTCTTTCATTAG